AACGTCTTTCCTGTTCCTCTTTTACTGAGTTCGTAAGCCAGCTTGATACGCTGAGCCTCGCCTCCCGACAGTTCCGGAGACGGCTGTCCCAGCTTAATGTAACCCAGCCCTACCTCCTGCATTGTCTTTATTTTGTTATATATTTTAGGTATGTTTTCAAAGAATTCCATAGCTTCATCTATTGTCATATCCAACACATCAGAAATGTTTTTTCCTTTGTATTTAACTTCAAGAGTTTCTCTATTGTACCTTTTTCCTTTGCATATATCGCATGGTACATATACATCAGGCAAGAAGTGCATTTCTATTTTCAGTATACCATCACCTCGGCATGCTTCACATCGACCGCCTTTGACATTAAAACTGAACCTTCCCTTTTTATATCCCCTTTCCTTTGCCTCGAGAGTCATTGCAAACACATCTCTTATATAGTCGAACACTCCTGTATACGTAGCCGGATTTGAGCGGGGAGTCCTGCCTATAGGTGACTGGTCTATTGTAATTATCTTATCGATATTTTCTACTCCAAGCATTTCGTCATATTTTCCCGGCCTGTTTGAGTTCTTGAACAACTTCTGATGAAGCCCTTTAGACAGTATTTCATTTATCAATGAGCTTTTACCGGAGCCTGATACACCTGTCACACAGCACAGCACTCCAAGTGGTATTTTCACATCCAGATTTTTCAGGTTGTTTTCTTTTGCCCCTTTAATCTCTATATATTTCTCAGCTTTTCTTCTTGTTTCGGGAACATCAATTTTCTTTATTCCGCTCAGGTACTGACCGGTAATAGAATTTTTATTGTTTTTAATATCTTCGAAGGTTCCTGACGCAACTACTTCTCCTCCGTGAGTTCCGGCTCCAGGTCCTATATCCAGAATATAGTCAGCATTTTCCATTGTTTCCTCATCATGCTCCACCACTATGAGCGTATTTCCTAAATCAGTTAAATTTCTCAGGGTTTTTATCAGCATGCTGTTATCTCTTTGGTGCAGTCCTATGCTTGGTTCATCCAATACATACAAAACTCCCACCAAGCTGGAGCCTATCTGCGTTGCAAGCCTTATTCGCTGAGATTCTCCTCCGGACAAAGTGCTTGCATTTCTTTCGAGAGTAAGATAATTCAAACCCACATCAGATAGAAATTGAAGCCTTGAATTAATTTCATTTATTATCTGCTCTCCTATAATCTTATTTACAGGGCTTAACTCTAGTGTTTTAAAAAACTCCAAGCTTTTTGTAACGGAAAGTTTTGTTATTTCATATATATTTTTATTTCCAACTTTTACTGCAAGACTTATAGGATTTAACCTTGCTCCATGGCATTTCGGGCATGGGCTTTCATACATGTAATCCTCTATCCATTCCCGCATTTCAGGGGATTTTGTTTCCATGTACCTTCTTTGAAGATTGTTTACCACTCCCTCAAATTCTTTTGTATATTCCTTAAGTCCTTGGAATTTACTTATAAATTCAACTTTAACCTCTCTGCCGTTTGTCCCGTAAAGAAGCTCCTCTATTAACTCCTTCGGAGCTTCTGCCAGAGGCTTTGATATATCAAAATTATGATAATCCGCAATAGCTTTAAATATCTGGTAATAATATCCGTCCTCATCGGCACCATACGGTGCAATTGCTCTTTCACCTATGGTCTTTGTATAGTCCGGTATTATTAAATCTATATCTATTTCCTTTTTTACGCCCAAGCCATTGCATGCATCGCAGGCACCTATTGGATTATTAAAAGAAAACATCCTCGGTGAAATCTCTCCAAATCCTATGCCGCAGTCTGTACATGCAAACTTTGTGCTCATAAGAAGCTCTTCGCTTCCCATAACATCAATGAGCACCATTCCTCCTGAAAGTTCAAGTGCTGTTTCCACGGAATCAACAAGCCTTTTTTGTATTCCATCCTTTATGATAATTCTGTCAACCACAACCTCAATGCTGTGTTTTTTGTTCTTTTCAAGATTTATTTCTTCTTCCAAATCATAAATCTCTCCGTCCACTCTGACTCTTACATATCCATCTTTTTTGATATTTTCTAGGAGCCTTTTATGCGTCCCTTTTGCCCTTCTGACCATAGGAGCAAGAATTTGAATTTTTGTTCTTTCTTCGTACTCGAGAACCTTGTCTGTTATCTGGTCTATGGTTTGTGTTTGAATAGGCTTGCCGCAATTTGGGCAGTGTGGAATTCCCACTCTTGCAAACAGCAGTCTGTAATAATCATATATCTCTGTGACGGTACCGACTGTTGAACGTGGATTCTTGTTTGTTGTTTTCTGGTCTATGGATATTGCAGGTGATAAACCGTCGATAGATTCGACATCTGGTTTGTCCATTTGTCCCAAAAACATTCGGGCATATGATGAAAGGCTTTCCACATAACGTCTCTGCCCTTCTGCATATATAGTATCAAAAGCAAGAGAGGTTTTCCCTGAGCCGCTTACTCCAGTAAACACTATCAGCTTGTCTCTGGGAAGCTCCACGTTAATATTTTTCAGGTTATTCTCCTTTGCTCCTCTTATTATGATTTTATCCATTAGTCATCCTTTCATGATGATCCTTAGGGCATACCTCTCAGTTGCATGAGACTATGCCTTTTTGGAACAATTTATATTATAGTCTTTAGTTCCTTAATTTCATCTCTCAGCTTGGCAGCTTTTTCAAATTCAAGGTTTTCTGCAGCAATTCTCATTTCCTTTTCAAGCTCAATAATATAAGAAGCCATATCTGTGATTTTTTTGCTCTTAGGCGTGTACTTCGCTTCATCCTCAGCCACCTTTGTCGCTTCAATCACATTTCTTACTCCTTTTTTGACCGACATAGGAGTAATATTATTGTCTTTATTATATTTATCCTGGATTTTTCTTCTTCTGTTTGTTTCACTTATGGCTCTTTCCATTGAACCGGTCATATTATCGGCGTACATTATAACTCTGCCGTCCGAATTTCTTGCAGCTCTTCCCACTGTCTGTATGAGCGATGTTTCAGATCGAAGGAAACCTTCCTTGTCAGCATCAAGAATCGCCACAAGAGATACCTCCGGAAGGTCCAATCCTTCTCTCAGCAGGTTTATGCCCACGAGAACATCAAACTCTCCTATGCGCAGGTCTCTGATAATCTGCATCCTCTCCATAGTATCTATATCAGAGTGAAGATATCTTACACGTATTCCCGCATTTTTAAAGTAAAGCGTCAAATCCTCAGCCATTTTCTTAGTGAGAGTCGTAACAAGCACCCTTTGATTTTTATCTGTTGATTTTTTGATTTCATTCATCAAATCATCAATTTGATTTTCAACAGGTCGGACAGAAATAGGAGGATCAAGCAGTCCTGTAGGACGTATTATTTGTTCGGCTGTATTCTGCGAATGCTCGGCCTCATACGGTCCCGGTGTCGCACTGACAAATACAACTTGATTTATTATATTTTCAAATTCGTCAAACTTCAGCGGCCTGTTATCTAATGCCGAGGGAAGCCTGAACCCGTAATTAACAAGTGTTGTTTTTCTCGCCCTGTCTCCGTTGTACATTCCTCTTACTTGAGGAACAGAAACATGCGATTCATCTATAATCATTAAAAAATCTTTTGGAAAATAATCAAGAAGTGTATAAGGCCTTGTTCCCGGCTCCAGATTATTTATATGCCTTGAATAATTTTCTATTCCGTTGCAATATCCCATTTCCTGAAGCATTTCCAGGTCATAGTTAGTTCTCTGCTCAAGCCTTTGCATCTCCAAAAGCTTGTTCTCGCTTTCAAAATATTTGAGCTGCTCCTGTAGTTCTTTTCGTATACTGACAACAGCTCTGTTTACATTTTCTTCTGTAGTGGCATAGTGGGTTGCAGGAAATATAGATATGTGATTTCGTCTTCCTAAAATTTCTCCAGTTACAGTATTTATTTCAGTTATTCTGTCTATTTCATCGCCGAAAAATTCCACTCTTATTGCATTCTCTGACGAGGATGCGGGAAATATTTCAAGCGTATCTCCTCTTACTCTGAAGGTTCCTCTTGTAAAGCTTATATCATTTCTTTTATACTGAATTTCAATAAGCTTTCTAATTGTTTGGTCTCTATCCTTCTGCATGCCGGGTCTTAATGATATGACCAGATTTTCATAGTCAATAGGACTTCCCAATCCATATATGCATGATACACTGGCTACTATAATAACATCTTTTCTTTCAAAAAGTGATGCAGTAGCAGAGTGTCTCAGTTTATCAATTTCATCATTTATGGATGCATCTTTTTCTATAAAGGTATCACTGCTTGGCACATATGCTTCAGGCTGGTAATAATCATAGTAGCTAACAAAATATTCTACCGCATTGTCAGGAAAAAACTCTTTAAATTCAGAGCACAGCTGAGCAGCCAATGTCTTGTTATGAGCAAGAACAAGAGTCGGCTTCTGAATTTTTTCAATTATATTTGCCATGGTAAAGGTCTTTCCTGAGCCTGTTACCCCTAAAACAGTCTGATATTTTAAATTGTTTTCTAATCCTGACACAATTTTTTTTATTGCCTCCGGCTGATCTCCGGTAGGTTTAAAATCCGACTTTATTTTAAATTCGCCCATTATTTCACCTCAGCTTCATCTAAACGTATGTTCGCTTAATTATATAATTTTTGATTATTTAAGTCAACATTATTATTTTCCAATAAAATTATAATTTATGAAAATTGGCATATAAAAAACCGGGAATTAAAATACAATTTCCCGGTTTTAAATTAATACTATTATTTAGGCAATTTTTATACTAATCAACCTTCCAATATAACAATTTTTCCGTCTATTTTGTCTAATGATACCTCCAATATTCCAAAACTTTCTTTCCCGCATTTTGGCAATACTGTGCTTCCCGGATTAAAAAATAAAATTTGATCAATCACTTCATTTTGTGCACAATGTGTGTGCCCGTAAATTACCGCATCCGCACCTTTTTCTCTTGCATATTCTTTCAACTTGCTGATACCTGACTTTACATTATATAAATGGCCGTGAGTTATAATGAACTTTTTCCCTTCAATAACCTTATCTACTAATAGCGGCTTACCTGAAATAAAGTCACAGTTCCCGGATACTTGAACAACCTTATCTATTTTAAGCTTTTCTGCAAACTTTTCAGCATCTTTGTATTTATCTCCGCAATGAATTAACATATTGAATTCACCGTATTTTTTTATGGTTTCTATTTGAGCATCAGGAATAAAATTATGACTGTCGCTTATCACTAATATTCTCACTTAGCTCCTCCAGTTTTTCCTTTAAATTCATCAGCGCTCTTGCTCTGTGGCTTATTTTATTTTTTTCTTCTTCTGGCATTTCAGCAAATGTCTTTCCGGTATTTTCAACTATAAACAAAGGATCATAGCCAAAGCCGTTGCTTCCTCTTTCTTCTAATGCAATTTTACCGTTAAGTATGCCTTCAGCATGCATTTTACTTCCATCCTCAAACACTACGGCAATTACTGTTTTAAAATGTGCCGTCCTTTTTTCCATGGGTATGTTTTTCAGGTTTTTTAAAAGCAATTTATTGTTCTCTTCATATGAAACTGATTCTCCAGCATATCTTGCTGAATATACTCCTGGCTCTCCGTTTAAAGCGTCGACAAATAATCCCGTATCATCTGCTACCACTATTTCTTTAACCAGTTTATGGAGTTCTTCCGCTTTTTTAAATGCATTTTCCTCCAGTGTTTTACCGTCTTCCTCAACATCAAAATCGGAAAAACCTATGTCATTTTTTGAGATGACTTCAAATGGCATATCTTTTAATATATTTTTAATTTCATTTATCTTGTGCTTATTACCGCTAGACAATACTATTTTTCTAATCATCTTCCAATCTCCCTGCTAATTTCAACTCCCAAAGCTTCCCTTTGCAGATTATATAACTCCAAGCATCCTTTTTCTGCAAGGGAAATTAAGTTGATCAAATCACTTTTAGTAAATGTAGCTTCCTCTCCGGTACCCTGAACTTCAATGAATTCACCTTTGTCTGTCATTACAATATTCATATCCACATCAGCACCTGAATCTTCCTCATAGCATAAGTCCAATATTGTCTCTTTGTCTTTGATTCCTACACTTACTGCTGATACAAATGACTTTACAGGCATTTTTTTTATTTCGTGTTTTTGCAACAGCTTGTAAAAAGCATCTGCCATAGCTACAAATGCTCCTGTAATTGAGGCAGTTCTTGTCCCTCCGTCCGCTTGTATAACATCGCAATCTATCCACAAAGTTCTTTCACCTATTGCTTCTAAATCAACTACAGCCCTAAGGCTTCTTCCTATAAGTCTTTGTATTTCCTGCGTTCTTCCATCTATCTTTCCTTTATTGATATCTCTTGTCTTTCTTGTCTTTGTTGAACCTGGTATCATTGAATACTCCGCAGACACCCATCCTTTTCCTGTACCTTTCAAAAATGGAGGAACCTTGTCCTCTGCCATTGCTGTACATATAACTTTTGTATTTCCTGCTTCTATTAATACTGAGCCGCCAGGATGCATTATATAGTCCCTTGTTATTTTTATTCGTCTTAATTCATCATTAGATCTTCCGTTAGTTCTTTCCATTTTTACTCCCATTTATATATATTGGAAATATTATAACCTAATATTATTAAATTAACAATAAACAGAAAAATGTTTTTCGTTTTTTATTAAAAAATTAATGCTTTGCCCTTCTCATCCACTTGACTTAAATTTTTTAGAACTGTATAATAATTAATGTTTTAAATTTTATTTATTTTATTGCTCATTCCGATTATGACATGCAGGAGGTGTTTATTATATACGAGATAACAGCTATCATTATAAATAAAAATAAACATTATATTGAAAAAATAAATAACGTTCTTAACAAAATATCTGTGAACACCATTAACTGCAGCGATTTTGATGAGGCTGAGGCAATATTGCAAAACGAAAGTGTTGATTATGTAATATCGGATCTAAATATTTTCAATGAAGTTTTTACTATTAAAACCTTCACTGAAACATATCACAAAACTGATTTGATAATTGTATCCGAAGGTCTTTTATATGCATGCGGAAACACTGATCTCTTTCAAGGTGCTCTTGATTATATGGATTTTGAAAGTGATCTTCTAAAGCTGCCTATAAAGATTCTCGAACATTATACTGATAAAAAAAACAATGACAGATTAAAAGAGGACTTGTTTAAGAATTATCATCTAAGCAGCAAGAATGAAAAATATTTGAAAGTTCTTTCTCACTGTGAAAAAGTTGCGAAAACAAATCTCAGTATTCTTCTGATTGGAGAACCTGGAACCGGCAAGGAAGTGCTTGCTAAATATATACATGCTTGCAGTCCAAGAGTGTCAAACAAGTTTATAGCACTGCACTGCAATTCATATCCCGAGGAACTCCTTGAATCGGAGCTTTTCGGAAAAGAAGCAGAAGGAAGGTTTGAACTTGCAAGCAACGGCACTTTATTTTTAAATGAAGTGGGTGCTATTAAAGAATCCACTCAAACAAAACTACTTAAAGTTTTTGACACTAATACGGTTTCTCGTATCGGAAGCAATCAGGAAAGATTGATTGACTGCAAACTTGTATCATCAACAAGCAAAGACCTTTACAAAGAAATTCAAGACGGAAGCTACAGGGATGATTTTTTCTACAGAATTAGTTCAATTGTAATTAATGTGCCTCCCCTTCGCGAGCGTCCCGAAGATTTGGATGATCTTATTCAATATTTTCTCAGAAAATCTCAGGAGGAGTATGGAATTGTAATTAAGTCTATAGATCCTGAAGCCAAGAAATTTTTATACACTTATGATTACCCGGGAAATTTAAGAGAACTTAAGACAGTTGTAGATAGAATGGTAGTACTCTCTATAGATGGGAGAGTTACCAAAGATGGAATACCTCTTTTGTTTAATATAAAAAAAGAAATCACTATGCCTGATTCTGAAAGTTACAAAAGCATTATTCCTTTTAAGGAATACAAAAGAGAAACTGAAGCAACTTATCTTCAATGGGTTTTAAACCAAACCCAAGGAAATGTCACTGAAGCTGCAAAATTGCTGGAAATAAGTTCAAGACAACTATTTAATAAAATTAATGAATATGATCTAAAAAAATAAAGCAATTGAAACCCTCGCGGGGTTTCAGTTGCTTTTATCTATTATTTAAATTGGTATCTGTTTTTTACACTTGTAAAGATCATCATTATCAGCAAAAATATTCCCACATATCCGTTTATTACGTAAACAATATTAACAAGTCTGTCAAATGGCACCTTTAATCCAATTACTGCGCCTATTACTGCCAAGATAGCAGTGACGGTTTTGAATTTTACTGTTTTTTCTTGAGCAATTCTAACTGATACCGTCCACAGTAAGGGAACCGCAGTTGTATAGATTCCGGCCACAACTGTTAATGAGTACACTATTGCCACTGATGGATGAATGCCCGAAGCAATAACCAAAGATGGTATTTGTGATCCTGCTACCTTCTCAATGTTTGCAATAAGTCCTAATGCTACAATTAAAACCGCAGCTGAAAATGCAGCCGCACCAAACACGGCTCCCATTGCCGCTTCTTTTTTGCTATTGGCGCTTGCACCCATGGATGACATAAATGCAGCAAGCCATAACATGCAAAACCCCACATATGAACCTGCGGCATACAGCCAATTAGTAGATGCTTTCATCAAATTTAATTTAGGAATTATTTCGCTTGCTCGTCGCAATCCATCTATGTTTTGAAATATAGCTACAAATCCCAGAACAATAGACATAACTACTATCACAGGGCCTATCTTGCCTATAATATCAACTATCTTTCCAAGTCCAAACACGACAGTCACAGCTGCTAATACGGCCATAATAATTCCACCTACCGAATTAGAGATTCCATATTGCTGGTTTAATGTAGCTCCCGCACCTGCAATCATAACGAAAAATGACATATAAATGAACACAATAGAAAAATAGTCATAAAACTTTCCTATTCTTTTCCCGCAGTAATATTCAAAAATATCACTTCCTTTCGGAAACTTATGTTCATAGCCTGTTGTTATGAAGCTTACGCCCACATATAAAAACAAAAGGAATATAACAACTACTCCTGCAATACCTTTAAATCCATAAGAGGAAAAGTACTGCATTACTTCCTGTCCTGTTGCAAAGCCTGACCCTATTAAAAAAGCAATAAATGAACCTGCAAAAGAAATGACTTTTTTCATACTTACCGTATTGCTAACCATAATATCCTCCTGATTTGTTTTTTTATTAACAACTATTACGGAAGAAATAGTCAGATAATACAATAAGTCCGTATTACCTGACTATTGTATTATTCTTCAAATACTGTTTGTTCAGTCACTTCTGTCTGTAAAGCTCTTAAAGCTCTTTCTACAAGCTTTCTTCGCAAATTCTTGCTTTTTTCTTCTCCAAGGTTTGGATCTCCCAATGGGTACGGGATTCCTATGGCTGGTATTATCCTATTCGCTCCTATGGTAAGTGATATAGGCACTACAGTACACATATGAACAACTGGAATTCCAACTCTTTCAATTTCTTTTACCATCGTTGCACCGCAACGTGTACAGGTGCCTCAGGTAGATGTTAGGATAACTGCTCCCACTCCGTCCGAAACTAATTTTTTGCTGAAATCTTCTCCAAACCCTTTTGCATTGCCAACGGATGTACCAGTACCTGTTGTGGCAATAAAGTAATTTGCAAGTTCTCCAATAATGCCTTCCTTTTCCATTTCTCTCAATACATCCAGCGGAACTACTAGATTTGGGTTTTCAAGCACATATGCTCTGTCATATCCACCGTGAACGGTCATGAATTTATCTTTTGTCAAGCTTTCCAGCCCGGTTATATCATAAGTTCCATACTTTGTTGCACTTGATGATTCAATCCTATCAGGATTTCCTTGAGGAACTATTCCTCCTGATGTTACAACGGCTACTTTAACTTTTGATATATCTTTTACGGCAGGATTTGGAGCAACTCTATCAAATACAGGCATAGGGTATTCTGTTCCATATGGTTCGCCTGCAACTTTCTTTAGTATCAAATCAATTGCTCTTTCTGATCCTCTTCTTTCATTAAAATAGTTAACACGAATTCCTCTTTCAATATATCCTTCCTCTGCAGGTGATAATATTTCTTTTTTATTAATCATTTTCTTTGCCAGCTTGCAGATTTTTGGCATTGCTTTTCTCATGTCGGCTGCCGAGTTTGCTGTTTCTATAATGTATAGATCACTCTTAAACATATCTACTCCGGGATTTTCCTTGTACATACCCGTAACTACCGGAATTTTAAATTCTTCTTCAACAGCTTTTGCAACAGCACCGCATGCCACACCATATCTGCCTGCATTAAATGCCGGACCTGCTATAAATAAATCCGGTTCATAAGGCCTTATCAAACTTAGTATTGTATTTGTGGCTTCATCGATATGTCCTCCAAAATAAGTATCGCCACATATCACCGTTGCCACAACCTCGTATCCATCTCCCAGCCCTGACTTCAATGCAAGGCCCGGTCCAACTACGCCTTCTCTTATTTCCGGCTTAATATCTGCCTTTTCTTCTCCTCCTATACTTGCAAAAAATTGATTTATATAATGAACGACTTTTATCTTTTCCATAATATCCCTCCTTAATATCCTTTAGCGGCTAGCTTGTTATATCCGTTAGCAATTGTGGAGGCTATTACAATTTGCAATTCGGCCTCTATACTTCCGTCAGGCTTTAAGCTTCCTTCATAGCCGCCTATCATAGTTTCTATGAAATCGAGAGTACCGATGACCTTTTCCATCGGCGGAAAGTCAATAATTACATTTCCGTTCCCACAGGATACCAGAGCATCTCCTTCTTCAACTGCGTCTGCCAATGACTGCGATTTTCCGTCTCTGCCGGGGAACTCATCGGTAATGAGAACTACTTTAACACCTTTTTGGCTAACCTTTTTACAATTCATCATCAAATCGGTATCTGGGTTTCCGTACCCTTCCTCAGTTATCAAAACGCCGTCAAATCCTAAAAATTCACACAACTTTGCAGTCATATCTGATGACCTTTCTTTATCTGCCAGAAATACATTTTCATTTGTAAGTATAACTCCGATAAAGTTTAAATCTTTTCCATGCCTTTTATACAAATCCTCTATTACCGGATTATTAAGATGATGGAAAGTTGTAACCTTGTCACAAGGCGCAACACAATTTCCACTCACTATGGCTCCATCCATAATTTCTGTCGGGTACATAAACGTTGGCACCATAACCTTAGCATCTACTCCGTAATAGTACGTATCATGCAGCAACCCCTGCGATTGAAGCATATGAACATAACCTATCTTAGGAAGATCTGGGTATTCTTTTGCCTGTTCTAATATAGGCTTGGTTTCATAAGTAACTACTTCATCGGGCTCTATATTTCTTCCTGCTTCCCCGATATAAGTAGCAACCTTCAAGCCTGCCATTCTCCCTGCTGCTTCATAATCATGGGTTTCAATGTCTTCTACTGGCTCGATAACTATACATACATTGTTTGTCTCAGAAAACGGAGTATATTTTGCAGCGGGGCCTGACATATCAATTAAGCCTTCTTGAAATCCTACTATCCTGCCGCATGTTATTACCGTTGCTCCTACAAGTGCATTTGTCCTTCCGCTTCCTACCTGTTTTACTTTATTGATCGTGCCTGGGAATATTCCTCCGCTTCCCGAAACCTTAACTCTTGGTTCAATAACATCCTTAACCGGAGCTATGCGCACTGATTCTCCTGGCCTGGCCAGCTCAACATCGGCAGACGCTATTCTGTCATCTTCAAGTACAAGCTTTATTATCTCATCTTTGTTTACATAAAGCGTTCCTTGCAAAACCTCAGTCTTTTCACCGAACTGAACATCGCTGATTCTAATTTTCCCTAATTCTAATTTCAAAACTTTCTACCTCCTTTTTTATATAAGCCCTTTCTGTTCATTTATATAACATTAAACATAGGGTTTTTTACCACGTTTTCAATTAAAGACAAATCAACTGTTTTAAAATCATCTTTTATTTTTTCATTCCAAAGAGGCGTCTGTTTGAATTTTAAAAATTTTTTGGACGCTTCAAT
Above is a window of Sedimentibacter sp. MB35-C1 DNA encoding:
- the grdG gene encoding sarcosine reductase complex component B subunit alpha — translated: MKLELGKIRISDVQFGEKTEVLQGTLYVNKDEIIKLVLEDDRIASADVELARPGESVRIAPVKDVIEPRVKVSGSGGIFPGTINKVKQVGSGRTNALVGATVITCGRIVGFQEGLIDMSGPAAKYTPFSETNNVCIVIEPVEDIETHDYEAAGRMAGLKVATYIGEAGRNIEPDEVVTYETKPILEQAKEYPDLPKIGYVHMLQSQGLLHDTYYYGVDAKVMVPTFMYPTEIMDGAIVSGNCVAPCDKVTTFHHLNNPVIEDLYKRHGKDLNFIGVILTNENVFLADKERSSDMTAKLCEFLGFDGVLITEEGYGNPDTDLMMNCKKVSQKGVKVVLITDEFPGRDGKSQSLADAVEEGDALVSCGNGNVIIDFPPMEKVIGTLDFIETMIGGYEGSLKPDGSIEAELQIVIASTIANGYNKLAAKGY